A genomic window from Lotus japonicus ecotype B-129 chromosome 1, LjGifu_v1.2 includes:
- the LOC130746908 gene encoding F-box protein At3g62230-like, translating to MAPSTDKFSSLPHSLLSTIVSLIPFREAVRTSILSKSWIDVFKYTSNIEFDEASFVKDGQTYQIRQAQRKAFLEFVLLWIANHTKTVVDKFSLRLSFPGKVKRVVRECITFATKHGVKELELDFSDPTLDCYFTTNYTKHEALFELPSHVYGHTCLKSLKLFSCSLVEAELLNFHALKEISLGWMEVKLITIKTLLSNCEALDSLSLKRCWNSDDFDLREENLRLRKLVVDRCMFKPNSRYFIVNAPNLRYFYYSGLNNNFLVMDIRSLMMEEEALDFSVEYEGHALFLYKLVQDHISGGSTLTVCNYFLQVVPTGGCRLRIPHSSNVRSLTIKTSLDQNEVLGITFLLNSCPELEHLTIKLGIPNNYWNCELPDNFNLERFWTDHARAYNCMVDALKEVEIKGFKGSMNEIHMITYFITIGRVLRKMTINILKDDVANQDESLNSYCRDMIETLMSQRASRDLEISIY from the exons ATGGCACCTAGCACAGACAAGTTTAGCTCATTGCCTCACTCTTTGCTTTCTACCATTGTTTCCTTGATACCATTTAGAGAAGCGGTAAGAACTTCAATCCTCTCTAAAAGTTGGATAGATGTTTTTAAGTATACATCCAACATAGAATTTGATGAAGCATCTTTTGTGAAAGATGGTCAAACTTATCAAATCAGACAAGCACAAAGAAAGGCTTTTCTAGAGTTTGTGTTGCTTTGGATTGCTAATCACACAAAAACTGTTGTAGATAAGTTCTCTTTGAGATTATCATTTCCTGGAAAAGTTAAGAGAGTTGTGAGGGAGTGCATTACCTTTGCCACAAAACATGGGGTGAAGGAGTTGGAGTTGGACTTTTCTGATCCAACATTGGATTGTTATTTTACTACTAATTATACTAAGCATGAGGCCTTGTTTGAATTGCCATCACATGTTTATGGCCACACTTGCCTTAAATCTTTGAAGTTGTTTTCATGCAGCTTGGTTGAGGCTGAGTTGCTTAACTTTCATGCACTCAAAGAAATTTCTTTGGGTTGGATGGAAGTAAAACTCATTACTATTAAGACCTTGTTGTCAAATTGTGAGGCGCTTGACAGCTTAAGTCTTAAGAGGTGTTGGAATTCGGATGACTTTGATTTACGGGAGGAAAACTTAAGGTTGCGAAAGTTGGTCGTTGACAGATGCATGTTTAAACCTAATAGTCGTTATTTTATAGTCAATGCTCCAAACCTAAGATATTTCTATTATTCCGGGTTGAATAATAACTTTTTGGTCATGGACATACGTTCTCTTATGATGGAAGAGGAAGCTCTTGACTTCTCCGTTGAATACGAAGGACATGCTCTATTTCTCTACAAACTAGTGCAAGATCATATCTCTGGTGGTAGTACTTTAACTGTGTGTAATTACTTCCTTCAG GTTGTTCCCACTGGAGGCTGCCGGCTCAGAATACCACATAGCTCAAATGTGAGAAGTTTGACAATAAAAACTTCTTTGGATCAAAATGAGGTTTTAGGAATCACATTCTTACTTAATAGTTGCCCTGAATTAGAGCACCTCACTATCAAATTGGGTATCCCAAATAATTATTGG AATTGTGAGTTACCTGACAACTTTAACCTCGAGAGGTTTTGGACTGATCACGCAAGGGCTTATAACTGCATGGTAGATGCTCTTAAAGAGGTGGAGATTAAGGGCTTCAAAGGATCAATGAATGAAATTCATATGATTACCTATTTCATCACTATTGGGAGAGTCTTGAGAAAGATGACTATCAACATATTGAAGGATGATGTTGCTAATCAAGATGAAAGCTTGAACTCCTACTGTCGTGACATGATAGAAACGCTAATGTCTCAAAGGGCTTCAAGAGATTTAGAGATTTCAATTTATTAG
- the LOC130746984 gene encoding uncharacterized protein LOC130746984, producing MKLYEGDSNPTEHINFFVGAMKYAGASDPIYCRCFPMSLGKGPMNWFQNLPNNSIHNWEGVMSSFLSQYSSVRNIPKSEETLALIKQGEKESLKAFLNRFNKEAGDIPDLLPQVRLIFVRQALRPGPFLTSLDGKKARTLEEFQTRSEKYINMEEAATLRSTNQNPVHRPFEKARDRVETKRREPRRRSQDDKKQKRKKFDSYIPLNSSISRIFPGHNTDECLNLKDKVEKLVRIGRLSKYVALSSGNLPRPRSPPPRRSPTPSRVRARTPPRNRARTPPRARSPQQRRSPDRRRSPDHRRSPDRRRSLDRQGQDEVQRRYGTNLVSVGSITGGWAAGGPSNNSRKRSTRIIMSAAGRPHPSSLRPPQQKVSITFTEDDYGADTGEEDDPIVVEALIANGKVRRVLIDTGSSVDIMFYDAYKTLGLSVKDLIPYDHDLIGFIGTEFCP from the exons ATGAAACTCTACGAGGGTGACTCCAACCCGACTGAGCATATCAACTTCTTCGTGGGAGCCATGAAGTATGCAGGAGCCAGCGACCCGATCTACTGCCGCTGCTTTCCGATGAGCTTGGGGAAGGGCCCAATGAACTGGTTCCAGAACCTCCCCAACAACTCCATTCACAACTGGGAAGGGGTCATGTCAAGTTTCTTATCCCAATACTCCTCAGTGAGAAATATTCCGAAATCAGAAGAGACCCTAGCCCTAATTAAGCAGGGTGAGAAGGAATCCCTGAAGGCCTTCCTTAACCGCTTCAACAAGGAAGCAGGAGACATTCCAGACCTCCTCCCCCAGGTCCGCCTAATCTTTGTACGACAAGCGCTCAGGCCAGGCCCTTTCTTGACTTCCCTGGATGGGAAGAAAGCTAGGACACTGGAGGAATTTCAAACCCGATCCGAGAAGTACATTAACATGGAGGAAGCGGCGACATTGAGGTCAACCAATCAAAACCCAGTCCATAGGCCCTTTGAGAAAGCCCGAGACCGTGTCGAGACGAAGCGTCGCGAGCCCCGACGGAGGAGCCAGGATGACAAAAAGCAAAAACGGAAGAAGTTTGATAGCTACATCCCCCTGAACTCTTCCATCTCTCGCATCTT CCCCGGCCATAACACGGACGAGTGCCTGAACCTGAAGGACAAAGTAGAAAAACTAGTCAGAATCGGGAGATTGTCAAAGTACGTCGCTCTCTCCTCAGGCAACCTCCCTCGTCCGCGTTCACCACCCCCTAGAAGGTCCCCCACCCCGTCCAGAGTCCGGGCCAGAACTCCGCCCAGGAACCGAGCCCGGACACCCCCACGGGCAAGGAGCCCTCAACAACGCAGAAGTCCCGATCGACGCAGGAGCCCCGATCATCGTAGAAGTCCAGATCGACGTCGATCTCTAGATCGGCAGGGCCAAGATGAAGTACAAAGGCGCTATGGGACTAACCTAGTCAGTGTCGGTTCCATCACTGGAGGATGGGCCGCCGGCGGACCGTCAAACAACAGTCGGAAGAGGAGTACTCGAATCATTATGTCAGCCGCGGGACGACCCCACCCCAGTTCCCTCCGCCCACCGCAGCAGAAGGTCTCCATCACCTTCACGGAAGACGACTACGGCGCGGACACCGGCGAggaggacgacccgattgtcgTGGAAGCCCTCATCGCAAACGGTAAGGTGCGACGGGTTCTCATCGATACAGGTAGTTCCGTtgacattatgttttatgatgcTTATAAAACTCTAGGCTTATCTGTGAAAGACCTAATCCCCTATGACCACGACTTGATCGGGTTCATTGGGACAGAGTTCTGCCCTTAG
- the LOC130747072 gene encoding putative F-box/LRR-repeat protein At1g56400, whose product MAFSTDKFSVLPHSLLSTIVSLIPFKEAVRTSILSKSWVDIFKSTSNIEFDELSFVKGGQTYRIRQVQRKTFLEFMELWIANHTGSIVNKFSLRFSMPEKAKKVVRKCIAFAIKHKVKELELEFCDPNLDCYITTNYINHDAPFELPTNVYGHTCLESLKLFSCSFVETEFLNFHVLKEISLGWMEVKLTTIKTLLSNCEALESLILKRCWNSDDFDLREESLRLRKLILDRCMFGSNSRYFIVNAPNLRYFYYSGLNDNFLVMDIHSPMMEEEVLDFCIEFEGHALFLYKLVEDISSGSTLTVCNYFLQDCELPDNFNLKRFWTDHARAYNCMLYTLREVEIKDFKGSMNEIRVITYFITIGRVLRKMTIYISKDDVTNQEWSMDSYWRDMIEKLRSQRASRDLEISIY is encoded by the exons ATGGCATTTAGCACTGACAAGTTTAGCGTATTGCCTCATTCTTTGCTCTCCACCATTGTTTCTTTGATACCGTTTAAAGAAGCGGTAAGAACTTCTATCCTCTCTAAAAGTTGGGTAGACATTTTTAAGTCTACATCAAACATAGAATTTGATGAATTGTCTTTCGTCAAAGGAGGTCAAACTTATCGTATCAGGCAAGTCCAACGAAAGACTTTTCTTGAGTTCATGGAACTTTGGATTGCTAACCATACAGGAAGTATCGTGAATAAGTTCTCTTTGAGATTTTCAATGCCTGAAAAAGCTAAAAAGGTCGTGAGAAAATGCATTGCTTTCGCCATAAAACACAAGGTAAAGGAGTTGGAGTTGGAATTTTGTGATCCAAATTTGGATTGTTATATTACTACTAATTATATTAATCATGATGCCCCGTTTGAATTGCCAACAAATGTTTATGGTCATACATGCCTCGAATCTTTGAAGTTGTTTTCATGCAGCTTTGTTGAGACTGAGTTTCTTAACTTTCATGTGCTCAAAGAAATTTCTTTGGGTTGGATGGAAGTGAAACTCACTACTATTAAGACCTTGTTGTCAAATTGTGAGGCGCTTGAGAGTTTAATTCTAAAGAGGTGCTGGAATTCAGATGACTTTGATTTACGAGAGGAGAGCCTAAGGTTGAGAAAGTTGATTTTGGACAGATGCATGTTTGGATCTAATAGTCGTTATTTTATAGTCAACGCTCCAAACTTAAGATATTTCTATTATTCCGGGTTGAATGATAACTTTTTGGTCATGGATATACATTCTCCTATGATGGAAGAGGAAGTTCTTGACTTCTGCATTGAGTTTGAAGGACATGCTTTATTTCTCTACAAACTCGTGGAAGATATCTCTAGCGGTAGTACTTTAACTGTTTGCAATTACTTCCTTCAG GATTGTGAATTACCTGACAACTTTAACCTCAAGAGATTCTGGACTGATCACGCAAGGGCTTATAATTGCATGCTATATACTCTTAGAGAGGTGGAGATTAAGGACTTCAAAGGGTCAATGAATGAGATTCGTGTGATTACCTATTTCATCACCATTGGAAGAGTCTTAAGAAAGATGACTATTTACATATCGAAGGATGATGTTACCAATCAAGAATGGAGCATGGATTCTTACTGGCGTGACATGATAGAAAAGCTAAGATCTCAAAGGGCTTCAAGAGATTTAGAGATTTCAATTTATtag